The nucleotide sequence GGAAAGCCTGCCTGCTGATGCCGCTTTCATCGGAGAAGGCGAAATCAGCCTTTCCATGTATTTGGATGTTCTACAAGGCAACGGCAGTTTGGAAGATATCCCCGGTCTGGCATGGAGAAATGAGGCGGGCGAAGTGATCACGAACCCCGGCGTGTCTCCCATCGTTGAAAATCTGGATGATCTGCCTATGCCTGCTTATGACTTGATTGATTTGCCTCGCTATTGGCGGGTTCAATCGGTCGCGCCCATTCCGAGAAGGCGCTATTTTTCTATGGTTACCAGCCGTGGTTGTCCCTATGGCTGTACGTGGTGCCATAATATATTCGGCCGTAAATTCCGCTTTCACACTCCCGAACGGGTCGTGGCTGAGCTCAGTCGTTTTACCCAAGAGTACAACATTAATGATGTTGAGTTTATTGATGATTGTTACAATTTAAGGCGGGAACGGGTCCTTGAAATTGCTGACTTGATCGCACAAAAAAATCTAAAACTCAAGATTGCTTTTCCTAACGGTGTGCGCGCCGATTTGATCGATGAGACGATGATGGATGCGCTCAGCCAATCGGGCATCTACTTTTGCAGCTTTGCACTGGACAGCGCTTCTCCGCGTATCCAAAAATTAACCCATAAGAATTTGGATCTGGATAAATTTTTGCATGCCGTTGAACTGGCTTCCGCGAAAAGAGTATTCACCAACGGATTCATGATGCTTGGCTTCCCTGAAGAAACGGAGGAAGAAATGCAGGCGACCATAAGCATGGCGACCAATTCACGCTTGCACACCGCTTCTTTCTATACGGTCACTCCCTTCCCGGGCACGCCTCTCTTTGACTATGCGCGCATCCATTACCCGGATCGGCTGCAGATCTTGGACTATTCCAATATGGATTTCTGCACCATGCGCACCAATATTTCTGCGGTGCCCGATAAAACCTTGTACTACTTTCAACGCAAAGCGAATCGAAACTTTTT is from Candidatus Hydrogenedentota bacterium and encodes:
- a CDS encoding B12-binding domain-containing radical SAM protein, with translation MKKLRIFLANLGLRSPLFQLTTPPMGLLYLAAYVRDRFPVEIKIVNQRLEGCSNEALAQMALEYNGDITGFGCITPASHGLPAVVKAVRAGAPDMKIIIGGPHVSACGHSLLESLPADAAFIGEGEISLSMYLDVLQGNGSLEDIPGLAWRNEAGEVITNPGVSPIVENLDDLPMPAYDLIDLPRYWRVQSVAPIPRRRYFSMVTSRGCPYGCTWCHNIFGRKFRFHTPERVVAELSRFTQEYNINDVEFIDDCYNLRRERVLEIADLIAQKNLKLKIAFPNGVRADLIDETMMDALSQSGIYFCSFALDSASPRIQKLTHKNLDLDKFLHAVELASAKRVFTNGFMMLGFPEETEEEMQATISMATNSRLHTASFYTVTPFPGTPLFDYARIHYPDRLQILDYSNMDFCTMRTNISAVPDKTLYYFQRKANRNFFLKPNRLYRILRDYPQPQLLPLYLPIVLDRMSKGLFH